The Dictyoglomus sp. NZ13-RE01 genome window below encodes:
- a CDS encoding RNA polymerase subunit sigma-70: MNRESLATAYKPLLYKYLSLLYVKEIDWDDWKQEGELILRQLIAKYEPEKGDLSSYLKKSLYFSLKSFRKKLLEKQKIVYENFPEENHKKIRLRGLSKREKEIIKLIYFVGLSEREIAKRLKISRGSVKIYKKRALNKLRDSISKEDFVLF, encoded by the coding sequence ATGAATAGAGAAAGTCTTGCAACTGCCTATAAGCCTCTTCTTTACAAATATTTATCCCTATTATATGTGAAAGAGATCGATTGGGATGACTGGAAACAGGAGGGTGAACTTATCCTTCGCCAACTTATAGCTAAATATGAGCCTGAAAAAGGAGATTTATCTTCCTATCTGAAAAAATCTCTCTACTTTTCTTTGAAATCCTTTAGAAAGAAATTATTGGAGAAACAAAAGATAGTATATGAAAATTTTCCAGAGGAAAACCATAAAAAGATAAGGCTCAGGGGGCTTTCAAAAAGGGAAAAAGAGATAATAAAACTTATATATTTTGTAGGTTTATCAGAAAGGGAGATTGCAAAAAGATTAAAAATTTCCAGAGGGAGTGTAAAGATATATAAAAAGAGGGCATTGAATAAATTAAGAGATTCTATCTCCAAGGAGGATTTTGTGCTCTTCTAA
- a CDS encoding 3-oxoacyl-ACP reductase, with the protein MVSLKGKVALITGASRGIGKAISKALAQEGVNLAINSRAEESLLILKNELSIYNIDILICPFDLRDPKAPKILIEKVVEHFGGLDILINNAGIALAKSIMDTTEEEWDEIMAVNARAPFFLSKYAIPYLKKSDIPTIINISSVVGTKGYVNQGAYTASKHALMGFTKVLAQEVHEDGIRVHVISPGGVATDLVTIMRPDLDPSTLIKPEEIAEVVLFLLKHRGNAVIDEINIRRAQNPPWR; encoded by the coding sequence ATGGTCTCATTAAAAGGGAAAGTTGCTTTAATTACTGGTGCCAGTAGAGGAATTGGTAAGGCAATCTCAAAGGCTTTAGCCCAAGAAGGTGTAAATTTAGCTATAAACAGTAGGGCTGAAGAAAGTCTTCTTATCCTTAAAAATGAGCTTTCCATCTACAATATAGATATTCTTATATGCCCCTTTGATTTAAGAGATCCAAAGGCTCCTAAAATTTTAATTGAGAAAGTGGTTGAGCATTTTGGTGGTTTGGATATTCTCATAAATAATGCAGGTATTGCCCTTGCTAAATCCATAATGGATACTACAGAGGAAGAATGGGATGAGATAATGGCTGTAAATGCAAGGGCTCCCTTTTTCCTATCAAAGTATGCAATTCCCTACCTAAAAAAGTCTGACATACCTACTATTATAAATATTTCGTCGGTAGTTGGCACAAAAGGATATGTTAATCAAGGTGCATATACAGCATCAAAGCATGCATTAATGGGATTTACAAAGGTTTTAGCCCAGGAGGTCCATGAGGATGGAATAAGGGTACATGTTATCTCTCCTGGAGGGGTTGCCACAGATCTTGTTACTATTATGAGACCAGACCTTGATCCCTCCACTTTGATTAAGCCAGAGGAAATAGCGGAGGTAGTATTATTTTTATTAAAACATAGAGGGAATGCAGTTATAGATGAAATAAACATTAGAAGAGCACAAAATCCTCCTTGGAGATAG
- a CDS encoding laminarinase, producing MKKFLMYLLLTLLVIFSLSLAQEAKKPKSVKVLGNFEEPVIYQAPQNWYIVIDASSPAEAEEYGCKKGVFYIIINNVGTNFWHIQFGTHTPLKKNTKYVLKFDASSTKERDIQVRAIVNQAPWPIIDKTVFNLTPEMKTYTWEFTLKDDATTIVFDFGKISDKSVPSTIILDNVILEEY from the coding sequence ATGAAAAAGTTTTTAATGTATCTCCTGCTGACCCTTCTCGTAATATTCTCCTTATCATTAGCACAAGAAGCTAAAAAACCAAAAAGTGTAAAAGTTCTTGGAAACTTTGAAGAACCTGTTATCTATCAAGCCCCACAAAATTGGTATATTGTAATAGATGCTTCAAGTCCAGCAGAGGCAGAAGAGTATGGTTGCAAAAAAGGAGTATTTTATATCATAATAAATAATGTAGGAACTAACTTTTGGCATATACAATTTGGTACCCATACTCCTTTAAAAAAGAATACAAAGTATGTACTTAAATTTGATGCAAGCTCAACAAAAGAAAGAGATATACAAGTAAGAGCTATAGTAAATCAGGCACCATGGCCCATTATAGATAAAACCGTATTTAATTTAACTCCTGAAATGAAAACTTACACCTGGGAATTTACACTAAAAGATGATGCTACTACTATTGTTTTTGATTTTGGGAAAATAAGTGATAAAAGCGTTCCAAGTACAATCATATTAGATAATGTAATATTAGAAGAATACTAA